The following are from one region of the Cloacibacterium normanense genome:
- a CDS encoding PaaI family thioesterase, producing MTPLETAQYMLNQDYFSQWMGISLVEVREHYCLIEMPIKKEMINGLKTVHGGVTFAFADSALAFSSNNMGDAAVALNCMINFTKAVRLGDTLFAESILMADTRKTAVYDITITNQHKVVVASFRGTVYKIDKKVIDL from the coding sequence ATGACTCCTCTAGAAACCGCACAATATATGCTCAATCAAGACTATTTCTCACAATGGATGGGAATTTCTTTGGTTGAGGTTCGTGAACACTACTGTTTGATTGAAATGCCCATCAAAAAAGAGATGATTAATGGCTTAAAAACGGTTCATGGCGGAGTAACTTTTGCTTTTGCGGATTCTGCATTGGCATTTTCTTCTAACAATATGGGAGATGCAGCAGTTGCGCTCAATTGCATGATCAATTTTACCAAAGCAGTGCGTTTAGGAGACACCCTTTTTGCCGAGAGTATTCTCATGGCAGATACCAGAAAAACGGCAGTTTATGATATTACGATTACCAATCAGCATAAAGTGGTGGTCGCAAGTTTCAGAGGAACTGTTTATAAAATTGATAAAAAAGTAATTGATTTATAG
- a CDS encoding 3-hydroxyacyl-CoA dehydrogenase NAD-binding domain-containing protein, with product MKKVGIIGSGTMGIGIAQVAATAHCEVFLYDANFSQTEKSLKNLKTTLDKLAEKGKISTEKSLEIFNQIKPCQEIKELKDCDLVIEAIIENKEIKQKVFAELETYISEKCVLGSNTSSISITSLQSELKNPERFIGIHFFNPAPLMPLVEVIPGLLTENNLAQEIVNLMKSWGKSPIIAKDVPGFIVNRIARPFYGEALRIVEENLATPEQVDDAMKSLGNFKMGPFELMDLIGIDVNFSVTKTVYQDYFFDPKYKPSLLQQRMNEAKLLGRKTGKGFYDYSEGSEKQVPQKDESLYEMIFMRIISMLINEAVEAKRLGIANDEDIETAMQKGVNYPKGLLNWGKEIGYQKISETLQNLYEEYQEERYRQSPLLKKL from the coding sequence ATGAAGAAAGTAGGAATCATCGGCTCAGGAACTATGGGAATTGGCATTGCGCAAGTAGCAGCTACTGCACATTGCGAGGTTTTTTTATACGATGCCAACTTCTCACAAACCGAAAAATCTCTAAAAAATTTAAAAACCACATTAGATAAATTAGCGGAAAAAGGAAAAATTTCTACTGAAAAATCCTTAGAAATTTTCAATCAAATTAAGCCTTGTCAAGAAATCAAGGAATTGAAAGATTGTGATTTGGTCATAGAAGCCATTATCGAAAATAAAGAAATCAAGCAAAAAGTTTTCGCCGAGTTAGAAACCTATATTTCAGAAAAATGTGTTTTGGGTTCTAATACTTCGTCTATTTCCATTACTTCGCTTCAGTCAGAGCTTAAAAATCCTGAACGTTTTATCGGAATTCATTTTTTCAATCCAGCGCCATTAATGCCTTTGGTTGAGGTAATTCCAGGGTTGTTGACTGAAAATAATTTGGCTCAAGAAATTGTAAATTTAATGAAATCTTGGGGCAAATCTCCTATCATTGCTAAAGATGTTCCCGGTTTTATTGTCAACAGAATTGCAAGACCTTTTTATGGTGAAGCTTTGAGAATTGTAGAAGAAAATTTGGCAACACCAGAACAAGTAGATGATGCGATGAAATCTCTTGGGAATTTCAAAATGGGACCATTTGAATTGATGGATTTAATCGGAATTGATGTTAATTTTTCGGTAACGAAAACGGTTTATCAGGATTATTTTTTCGATCCCAAATATAAACCTTCCTTGCTTCAACAAAGAATGAATGAAGCCAAATTACTCGGAAGAAAAACAGGAAAAGGTTTCTATGATTATTCTGAAGGAAGTGAAAAACAAGTTCCTCAAAAAGATGAAAGTCTGTATGAAATGATTTTTATGAGAATTATTTCTATGTTGATTAATGAAGCGGTAGAAGCAAAAAGATTAGGAATTGCCAATGATGAAGACATAGAAACAGCGATGCAAAAAGGCGTAAATTATCCGAAAGGATTATTAAATTGGGGAAAAGAAATTGGCTATCAAAAGATTTCAGAAACCTTACAAAATTTATACGAGGAATATCAGGAAGAGCGATACAGACAAAGTCCACTTTTAAAAAAACTATAA
- a CDS encoding enoyl-CoA hydratase/isomerase family protein, translating to MYTQIEIENHFEGKLKIAYLNQPETYNSLNKVLLQELKNFIVACNEDENVRCVALSGRGKAFCSGQNLKEALSLGNVEEERVIQKMVVDYYNPLVEEIAHCRKPVVSLVNGPAVGAGAMLALICDICLATENSYFSQAFVNIGLIPDTGGTYWLPKLVGRQQANYLAFTGKKLSANDALKLGLIADVFADAEFSAKSMEVLETLSNLPTKAIALTKKAFNHSYENDLKEQLDVEGIYQQDAAETEDFKEGVAAFLEKRKPNYTGK from the coding sequence ATGTACACTCAGATAGAAATAGAAAACCATTTCGAGGGTAAGTTGAAAATCGCTTATCTCAATCAGCCCGAAACCTACAATTCACTCAATAAAGTTTTACTCCAAGAGTTGAAAAATTTCATTGTAGCATGCAATGAAGATGAAAACGTGCGTTGTGTAGCACTTTCTGGCAGAGGAAAAGCTTTTTGTTCGGGGCAAAATTTGAAAGAAGCACTTTCACTCGGAAATGTAGAAGAAGAAAGAGTGATTCAGAAAATGGTGGTAGACTATTACAATCCTTTAGTAGAAGAAATAGCACATTGCAGAAAGCCAGTCGTTTCTTTGGTGAATGGTCCTGCAGTTGGAGCTGGAGCAATGTTGGCGCTGATTTGTGATATTTGTTTGGCTACAGAAAATTCCTATTTTTCTCAAGCTTTTGTAAATATTGGTTTAATTCCAGATACTGGCGGAACGTACTGGTTGCCAAAGTTAGTAGGACGTCAACAGGCGAATTATCTTGCTTTTACAGGAAAAAAACTCTCGGCAAATGATGCTTTGAAGCTGGGATTAATTGCAGATGTTTTCGCTGATGCAGAATTTTCTGCAAAATCAATGGAAGTGCTGGAAACGCTTTCTAATTTACCTACAAAAGCGATTGCGTTAACCAAAAAAGCATTCAATCATTCTTATGAAAACGATTTAAAAGAGCAGCTAGATGTAGAAGGAATTTATCAACAAGACGCAGCAGAAACAGAAGACTTCAAAGAAGGAGTTGCTGCATTTTTAGAAAAAAGAAAACCCAATTATACAGGAAAATAA
- the paaD gene encoding 1,2-phenylacetyl-CoA epoxidase subunit PaaD — translation MNNLLKILTQIPDPEIPVINIVELGIVRDAKMISETEVEIIITPTYSACPAMFNIEEDIIKLFKEKGISAKVVTKMFPIWTTDWMTDEAREKLRAYGIVPPEKGADENHLHIPKKCPRCGSENTTQISRFGSTLCKASYQCQDCLEPFDYFKCH, via the coding sequence TTGAATAATCTTTTAAAAATACTCACTCAGATTCCAGACCCCGAAATTCCAGTAATTAACATCGTGGAACTCGGGATTGTTCGTGATGCAAAAATGATTTCTGAAACAGAAGTAGAAATCATCATTACGCCTACTTATTCTGCGTGTCCTGCCATGTTTAATATCGAAGAAGATATTATCAAACTATTTAAAGAGAAAGGAATTTCTGCAAAAGTAGTTACCAAAATGTTTCCAATTTGGACTACCGATTGGATGACTGATGAAGCCAGAGAAAAACTGAGAGCTTACGGAATTGTTCCACCAGAAAAAGGCGCAGATGAAAATCATCTTCACATTCCCAAAAAATGTCCGAGATGTGGCAGTGAAAACACTACGCAAATCAGCAGATTTGGTTCCACACTTTGCAAAGCCAGTTATCAGTGCCAAGATTGTTTAGAACCTTTTGATTATTTTAAATGTCATTAA
- the paaC gene encoding 1,2-phenylacetyl-CoA epoxidase subunit PaaC yields the protein MKNYILKLADDSLIMGQRLAEWCGKGPYLEEDIAVINIALDQLGQANNFYNLAANLFNDSRTADDFAMLRVEKEYLNAQLLELPNGDYANTIMKAYFFAVYQKLLYENLSNSADEELRAIAQKSLKEVKYHYTHTETWMRIFAQGTEESQKRIEAALENLWEYTGGLFDEVVEEENLVVLNLIPASKQLYEEWKAKIAEDFAKFGLEVPTSEFMQKGSRKGIHTEYFGYILCELQYMQRTYPNCVW from the coding sequence ATGAAGAATTATATCCTAAAACTCGCAGATGATTCCCTGATTATGGGGCAAAGATTGGCAGAATGGTGCGGAAAAGGTCCGTACTTGGAAGAAGATATTGCGGTCATTAACATCGCTCTTGATCAATTAGGTCAAGCCAATAATTTCTACAATTTAGCGGCAAATTTATTCAATGATAGCAGAACTGCAGATGATTTTGCCATGCTTCGTGTAGAAAAAGAATATCTCAATGCACAATTGCTAGAATTACCCAATGGCGATTATGCCAATACCATTATGAAGGCCTATTTCTTTGCCGTTTATCAAAAATTATTGTACGAAAATTTAAGCAATTCTGCAGATGAAGAACTGAGAGCCATTGCTCAAAAATCTCTGAAAGAAGTAAAATATCACTATACTCATACCGAAACTTGGATGCGTATTTTTGCTCAAGGAACTGAAGAAAGCCAAAAAAGAATAGAAGCGGCTCTCGAAAATCTTTGGGAATACACAGGTGGACTTTTTGATGAAGTAGTAGAAGAGGAAAATTTGGTGGTACTGAATTTAATTCCTGCTTCCAAGCAACTTTATGAAGAATGGAAAGCTAAAATCGCAGAAGATTTTGCTAAATTTGGTTTAGAAGTTCCAACTTCAGAATTTATGCAAAAAGGCAGCAGAAAAGGAATTCACACCGAATATTTTGGATATATTTTGTGTGAATTACAGTATATGCAAAGAACGTATCCTAATTGTGTTTGGTAG
- the paaB gene encoding 1,2-phenylacetyl-CoA epoxidase subunit PaaB — MSNLDMWEVFIQTKPGLSHKHAGTVQAPTAELALQNARDVYTRRGEGTSIWVVPSKYVVTSEGIDKEAFFDPADDKLYRHPTFYQIPNDVKNM; from the coding sequence ATGAGCAATTTAGATATGTGGGAAGTTTTTATCCAAACCAAACCAGGGCTTTCTCACAAACACGCAGGAACGGTTCAAGCGCCAACTGCAGAACTGGCACTTCAAAACGCTAGAGACGTTTATACAAGACGCGGAGAAGGAACTTCTATTTGGGTAGTTCCCAGCAAATATGTGGTAACAAGTGAAGGAATAGACAAAGAAGCATTCTTTGATCCTGCAGATGATAAACTCTATCGTCATCCTACTTTTTACCAAATTCCTAATGATGTGAAAAACATGTAA
- the paaA gene encoding 1,2-phenylacetyl-CoA epoxidase subunit PaaA, producing the protein MDTEKFLQYVQAENKVEPKDMMPEDYRKLLVRQISQHAHSEVVGMLPEANWITRAPSLRRKMALLAKIQDEAGHGLYLYAATETLNNGEIAADRDSTYNDMLSGKAKYSSIFNYPALSWADIGAIGWLVDGAAIMNQVMLMGNSYGPYSRAMLRICKEESFHQRQGYEILMTLCRGTKEQKQLAQDALDRFWWSALMMFGPNDDASPNSQKSMNYRVKRESNDSLRQRFVDVTVPQAEFLGLKVPDKNLKWNEETGHYDFGDLPWDEFMEILKGNGPCNKKRLETKRKAQAENAWVKEAAIAYAAKQENLQMS; encoded by the coding sequence ATGGATACAGAAAAATTTTTACAATACGTTCAAGCCGAAAATAAGGTAGAACCCAAAGATATGATGCCAGAAGATTACAGAAAACTTCTGGTAAGACAGATTTCTCAACATGCCCATTCTGAAGTAGTGGGAATGTTGCCAGAAGCCAATTGGATTACCAGAGCGCCAAGTTTAAGAAGAAAAATGGCACTTTTGGCAAAAATTCAGGACGAGGCAGGTCATGGTTTGTATTTATATGCCGCTACAGAAACGCTGAACAACGGAGAAATAGCAGCAGACAGAGATTCTACCTATAATGACATGCTTTCTGGAAAAGCTAAATATTCTAGTATTTTTAATTATCCCGCGTTAAGTTGGGCAGATATTGGAGCGATTGGCTGGTTGGTAGACGGAGCTGCCATTATGAACCAAGTAATGTTAATGGGAAATTCTTATGGCCCTTATTCTAGAGCTATGCTCAGAATTTGTAAAGAAGAATCTTTTCACCAAAGACAAGGCTACGAAATCCTGATGACGCTTTGCCGTGGAACCAAAGAACAGAAACAATTGGCTCAAGATGCATTAGATAGATTTTGGTGGTCAGCTTTGATGATGTTTGGTCCGAATGATGACGCTTCTCCGAATTCTCAAAAATCAATGAATTACCGAGTGAAAAGAGAAAGTAATGATTCTCTTCGCCAAAGATTTGTAGATGTTACCGTTCCTCAAGCAGAATTTTTAGGACTGAAAGTTCCAGATAAAAATTTAAAATGGAATGAAGAAACGGGACATTATGATTTTGGTGATTTACCTTGGGATGAATTTATGGAAATCTTAAAAGGAAACGGACCGTGCAATAAAAAACGCCTCGAAACCAAAAGAAAAGCACAAGCAGAAAACGCTTGGGTAAAAGAAGCTGCGATTGCGTATGCTGCAAAACAGGAAAATTTGCAAATGAGTTAA
- a CDS encoding 2Fe-2S iron-sulfur cluster-binding protein, whose amino-acid sequence MNHFYTLKVAKIQKVTDGAVRVTFEIPSSIQDKFKFKQGQYLNLKFNFGEEEFRRSYSIIDAPSENSQTLSILVKQMENGTISTYLNQNLKENDEVEVQQPMGNFCTNYHASNQKNYIGIAAGSGISPVLSNLKEALFQEPNAKVLLFFGNKNSQNILLKEELDALKEQFPERFQVTHVLSREPQEDTLFEGRITTEKLGQLLDKNSEIKPEDSTFFICGPTEMIKSTSDFLKKERKVPALQVLYEYFSAPDDEDNAEMSEEFKKIPNLESFVTLIIDDDEYSIHLNSKKESILDKALKENLPVPFACKGGVCCTCKAQVMEGEVFMEKNFALTEDEVARGFVLTCQCHPTTNIVMLNYDV is encoded by the coding sequence ATGAACCATTTTTATACATTAAAAGTAGCTAAAATTCAGAAGGTTACAGATGGAGCAGTGAGAGTTACCTTCGAAATACCTTCTTCTATACAAGATAAATTTAAATTTAAACAAGGGCAATATCTTAACCTCAAGTTTAATTTCGGTGAAGAAGAGTTTCGCCGTTCGTATTCTATCATAGATGCACCTTCCGAAAATTCTCAAACGCTTTCCATTTTAGTTAAACAGATGGAAAATGGTACTATTTCTACCTATCTTAATCAAAATCTTAAAGAAAATGACGAGGTAGAAGTGCAACAACCTATGGGAAATTTCTGTACCAATTACCACGCTTCTAATCAAAAAAATTATATAGGAATAGCAGCAGGAAGCGGTATTTCTCCGGTTTTGTCTAATCTCAAAGAAGCATTGTTTCAAGAACCAAATGCTAAAGTTTTATTGTTTTTTGGCAATAAAAACTCTCAAAATATTTTGCTCAAAGAAGAATTAGATGCTTTGAAAGAGCAATTTCCAGAGAGATTTCAAGTTACGCATGTTTTGAGTAGAGAGCCACAAGAAGATACTCTTTTTGAAGGAAGAATCACGACTGAAAAGTTAGGCCAACTTTTAGATAAAAATTCCGAAATAAAACCAGAAGATTCTACGTTTTTTATTTGTGGACCAACCGAAATGATTAAGTCCACTTCGGATTTTTTGAAAAAAGAAAGAAAAGTTCCTGCATTGCAGGTTTTATATGAATATTTCTCTGCTCCAGATGATGAAGATAATGCAGAAATGAGCGAGGAATTCAAGAAAATCCCTAATTTAGAAAGTTTTGTAACGTTAATTATAGATGATGATGAGTATTCTATTCATCTCAATTCTAAAAAAGAAAGCATTTTAGATAAAGCATTGAAAGAAAACTTACCAGTTCCGTTTGCTTGTAAAGGCGGTGTTTGTTGCACCTGCAAGGCTCAAGTGATGGAAGGTGAGGTTTTTATGGAAAAAAACTTTGCGCTTACCGAAGACGAAGTCGCAAGAGGTTTTGTATTAACTTGTCAGTGTCACCCTACTACCAATATTGTGATGCTGAATTATGATGTATAA
- a CDS encoding TetR/AcrR family transcriptional regulator, with protein sequence MKNLTPRQQEILNVALELFYKRGFADTSMRDIAEVMNVKAASLYAHIKSKEEIMEWISEDVSNRFLKRYNDLKNPSLSAFEKVRILVINHLTEMYNNVKMFDVFFTNIYRLKVDFKEQHKYLERINAYKDLAEKVIREYLLTLGLADDENLMLTTKFSLNVLNNVYRYIPEENFDLEKHIRFLQNVLLYGVIGKK encoded by the coding sequence ATGAAAAATCTCACTCCGAGACAACAAGAAATACTTAATGTAGCTCTTGAATTGTTCTATAAAAGAGGTTTTGCAGATACCTCTATGAGAGACATAGCAGAAGTGATGAATGTAAAAGCTGCCTCACTTTATGCACACATTAAATCTAAAGAAGAAATTATGGAATGGATTAGCGAGGATGTTTCTAACAGATTTCTGAAGAGATATAACGACCTTAAAAATCCTAGCCTATCTGCTTTTGAAAAAGTTAGAATCTTAGTCATCAATCATCTTACCGAAATGTATAATAATGTAAAGATGTTCGATGTTTTTTTTACCAATATTTATAGATTAAAAGTAGATTTTAAAGAACAACATAAATATTTAGAAAGAATTAATGCTTACAAAGATCTTGCAGAAAAAGTGATTAGAGAATATTTGCTTACTTTGGGTTTAGCAGATGACGAAAATTTAATGTTGACCACCAAGTTTTCCCTCAATGTCCTGAATAACGTTTACCGATACATTCCCGAAGAAAATTTTGATTTAGAAAAGCATATTCGTTTTCTTCAAAATGTTTTACTCTATGGCGTGATTGGTAAAAAATAA
- the clpB gene encoding ATP-dependent chaperone ClpB, with the protein MNLNQYTTKSQEAIQKAQQIALDFGHQSIEPQHLLEGILQVDENISAFLMKKSEADLNLIREKNREALEKLPRVEGGNIYLSQNANKILLDAPNVAKKMGDEYVTIEHLWLSLLEVNSEVSKILKDFGVTKNSLEAAIKELRKGSKATSASSEETYQSLNKYAKNFNELAAEGKLDPVIGRDEEIRRVLQILSRRTKNNPILIGEPGVGKTAIAEGIAHRIISGDVPENLMDKTIYSLDMGALIAGAKYKGEFEERLKSVVNEVIKSDGQIILFIDEIHTLVGAGGGEGAMDAANILKPALARGELRAVGATTLNEYQKYFEKDKALERRFQKVMVEEPDTESAISILRGIKDKYEAHHKVRIKDEAIIAAVEMSQRYISDRFLPDKAIDLIDEASAKLRMEINSKPEELDILDRKLMQLEIELAAISREKNELKINHLKEDIAKIQEQRNEIHAKWLGEKQKSEDLTAIKKEIESLKLEAERASRVGDYAKVAEIQYGKLREKEEDLKKLELEMQNHQNELIKEEVTAENISEVIAKWTGIPVTKLLQSEREKLLNLETELHHRVVGQEEAISAVANAIRRNRAGLNDEKKPIGSFLFLGTTGVGKTELAKALAEFLFDDENNMTRIDMSEYQERHSVSRLVGAPPGYVGYDEGGQLTEAVRRRPYSVVLLDEIEKAHPDVFNTLLQVLDDGRLTDNKGRVVNFKNSIIIMTSNLGSHIIQERFDAAQRDKDDNIDSETLEATKEEVFGLLKQSLRPEFLNRIDEVVLFQPLSKSEIGKIVNFQLRGFNQMLEKRNIILTATEDALKYLTNKGYDPIFGARPLKRVLQQEVLNRLSKEILAGKINDGDRITLDYFEESGLVFRPVEK; encoded by the coding sequence ATGAACTTAAACCAATATACCACAAAATCACAAGAAGCCATTCAAAAAGCACAACAAATTGCGCTTGATTTTGGCCATCAAAGCATTGAACCTCAACATTTATTAGAAGGAATTCTTCAAGTAGATGAAAACATCTCTGCATTCTTAATGAAAAAATCAGAAGCAGACCTTAATCTTATTAGAGAAAAAAACCGTGAAGCCTTAGAAAAACTACCTAGAGTAGAAGGTGGAAACATTTACCTTTCTCAAAACGCCAATAAAATTCTTTTAGACGCACCGAATGTTGCCAAAAAAATGGGCGATGAATATGTAACCATTGAGCATCTTTGGCTTTCACTTTTAGAGGTAAATTCTGAAGTTTCTAAAATTTTAAAAGATTTTGGAGTGACTAAAAATTCATTAGAAGCCGCTATCAAAGAATTGAGAAAAGGAAGCAAAGCAACTTCGGCAAGTTCAGAAGAAACTTATCAAAGTTTAAATAAATATGCTAAAAACTTCAACGAACTCGCAGCAGAAGGAAAACTAGACCCTGTAATTGGTAGAGACGAAGAAATAAGAAGAGTTTTACAAATTTTATCAAGAAGAACCAAAAACAACCCGATTCTTATCGGTGAACCTGGTGTTGGTAAAACCGCAATTGCAGAAGGAATTGCCCATAGAATTATTTCAGGTGACGTTCCAGAAAATTTAATGGACAAAACCATTTATTCTCTAGATATGGGTGCATTAATTGCTGGCGCAAAATACAAAGGTGAATTCGAGGAGCGTTTGAAATCTGTAGTGAATGAAGTCATTAAAAGCGATGGACAAATCATTCTCTTCATCGATGAAATTCACACTTTAGTAGGAGCTGGTGGTGGAGAAGGCGCAATGGACGCCGCTAATATTTTGAAACCTGCATTAGCAAGAGGGGAACTTAGAGCAGTTGGAGCAACTACGTTGAACGAATATCAAAAATATTTTGAAAAAGATAAAGCTTTAGAAAGACGTTTCCAAAAAGTAATGGTAGAAGAACCAGACACAGAATCTGCGATTTCTATCTTGAGAGGAATTAAAGACAAGTACGAAGCACACCACAAAGTAAGAATAAAAGACGAAGCCATTATTGCTGCCGTAGAAATGTCTCAAAGATATATTTCAGACAGATTTTTACCAGATAAAGCCATCGACTTGATTGATGAAGCTTCAGCAAAACTAAGAATGGAAATCAATTCTAAGCCTGAAGAACTCGATATTCTTGACAGAAAACTAATGCAGTTAGAAATAGAACTTGCAGCAATTTCTAGAGAGAAAAATGAATTGAAAATCAATCACTTAAAAGAAGACATTGCGAAAATTCAGGAACAAAGAAACGAAATTCATGCAAAATGGCTTGGCGAAAAACAAAAATCTGAAGATTTAACTGCCATTAAAAAAGAAATAGAATCTCTGAAATTAGAAGCAGAAAGAGCGTCTAGAGTTGGTGATTACGCAAAAGTTGCCGAAATACAATACGGTAAACTTAGAGAAAAAGAGGAAGATTTGAAAAAATTAGAACTCGAAATGCAAAATCATCAAAACGAGCTCATCAAAGAAGAAGTAACCGCTGAAAACATTTCAGAAGTGATTGCAAAATGGACTGGAATCCCAGTTACCAAACTCCTTCAATCTGAAAGAGAAAAATTATTAAATCTAGAAACCGAACTCCACCATAGAGTGGTAGGTCAGGAAGAAGCGATTTCCGCAGTTGCAAACGCCATTAGAAGAAATAGAGCTGGATTAAATGACGAGAAAAAACCTATCGGAAGCTTCCTTTTCTTAGGAACCACTGGTGTTGGAAAAACAGAATTGGCAAAAGCTTTGGCAGAATTCTTATTTGACGATGAGAACAACATGACCAGAATTGACATGAGTGAATATCAAGAAAGACACTCTGTTTCTAGATTAGTTGGTGCGCCTCCAGGTTACGTAGGTTATGATGAAGGCGGACAATTAACCGAAGCCGTAAGAAGAAGACCTTATTCTGTAGTGCTTTTGGACGAGATAGAAAAGGCGCATCCAGATGTTTTCAACACGCTTTTACAAGTTTTAGACGATGGAAGATTAACCGATAACAAAGGAAGAGTAGTGAATTTTAAAAATTCTATCATTATTATGACTTCCAACCTTGGTTCGCATATTATTCAGGAACGTTTTGACGCTGCACAGCGTGACAAAGATGACAATATCGATTCTGAAACTTTAGAAGCAACCAAAGAAGAAGTTTTCGGATTATTGAAACAATCTCTTCGTCCGGAATTTTTAAACAGAATAGATGAAGTGGTACTTTTCCAACCATTAAGCAAATCAGAAATTGGTAAAATCGTTAATTTCCAATTAAGAGGCTTTAATCAAATGCTAGAAAAGAGAAACATCATCTTAACTGCGACTGAAGACGCTTTAAAATATCTAACCAACAAAGGTTACGACCCAATTTTTGGAGCAAGACCATTAAAAAGAGTTCTTCAACAAGAAGTTCTGAACAGATTATCTAAAGAAATTCTCGCAGGAAAGATAAATGATGGAGACAGAATCACTTTAGATTATTTCGAAGAAAGCGGACTGGTTTTTCGACCAGTTGAAAAATAA
- a CDS encoding zinc metalloprotease, with amino-acid sequence MKKLLFGVIALGMLAACNTTEETANLTEDTNARTATASRKSCPSEEIRAELLKNDAKARARYAAIEAGTEKFIQAKKLGRVLADGTVEIPVVVNLLYRTTAENLSDARIAEQINVLNKDFGATNSDVNKIPAEFASVAAGDTKVRFRLVKTVRKSTKTRSWRTNDAMKKASSGGIDATDPTQYFNIWVVGDMSSILGYATFPESAGQWNDGVVLAAPFVGVTGASAPYNLGRTATHEVGHYLNLRHIWGDATCGNDFVADTPTQTGSNGGSPTYPLYNTCGGVQRSVMFMNYMDYVYDSAMYMFSAGQRDRMQAVVAAGGARAGLRNL; translated from the coding sequence ATGAAGAAATTACTATTCGGAGTTATAGCGCTAGGTATGTTAGCAGCATGTAACACAACAGAGGAAACTGCAAACTTAACAGAAGACACAAACGCTAGAACAGCAACTGCATCTAGAAAATCTTGTCCATCTGAAGAAATCAGAGCAGAATTACTTAAAAATGACGCAAAAGCAAGAGCAAGATATGCTGCAATTGAAGCGGGAACTGAAAAATTCATTCAAGCTAAAAAATTAGGAAGAGTATTAGCTGATGGAACAGTTGAAATCCCTGTAGTTGTAAATTTATTATACAGAACTACAGCAGAAAATCTTTCTGATGCTAGAATCGCAGAACAAATCAACGTTCTTAACAAAGACTTCGGAGCAACTAACTCTGATGTTAATAAAATCCCTGCTGAATTTGCTTCAGTAGCTGCTGGTGATACTAAAGTAAGATTTAGATTGGTAAAAACAGTAAGAAAATCTACTAAAACAAGATCTTGGAGAACTAATGACGCTATGAAAAAAGCTTCATCAGGAGGAATTGACGCTACAGACCCAACACAATACTTCAACATTTGGGTAGTAGGAGATATGTCTTCAATATTAGGATATGCTACATTCCCAGAATCTGCTGGTCAATGGAATGATGGTGTAGTATTAGCTGCTCCATTCGTAGGTGTAACTGGCGCTTCTGCTCCTTATAACTTAGGTAGAACTGCAACTCACGAAGTAGGTCACTACTTAAATCTTCGTCACATTTGGGGAGATGCTACTTGTGGAAACGATTTCGTAGCTGACACTCCTACTCAAACTGGTTCTAACGGCGGTTCACCAACTTATCCACTATACAACACTTGTGGTGGTGTACAAAGATCTGTAATGTTCATGAACTACATGGATTATGTATATGATTCTGCAATGTATATGTTCTCTGCTGGTCAAAGAGACAGAATGCAAGCTGTAGTAGCTGCAGGTGGAGCAAGAGCAGGTTTAAGAAACTTATAA